The Meiothermus ruber DSM 1279 genome includes the window CACCGCAGGGGCCTCGGCGGTTACGCGGGCCTGCACCTCGAGCACGCGTTTGGCTCCGGCCGGAAGCTCGAGCACCTCGTCGAGGGTGGGGCCCTGCAGTCCTTGGGTCAGGCTGTCCTGGAGGCGCACCCGGCCCGCCTCGTCGCCGGTGTTCTGCACCCGCAGGCGGTACACCACCGTACCGCCCACCGGGGCCGTGGGTGATAGGGCCTCCTTCTGCAAGGTGAAGGTGGCTGGTTGGATGATTCTCAGCTGGGCGCTGGTTTTCTGGCCCCAGGGGCTCAGGGTGGCCCCAACCTGGGGCTCGCCTCTGCACAGGGCCCTGGCCCGTACCTGCAACACGGCCTCGCGGCCCTGGGCGATGGGGGCCGCCAGGCGGGGGGTCTCGAGGGCTTCCAGGCAGGGGGGCAGTTCAAGCTCGAGGTCGGCGGGCAGCAGGCGCGGGAAGGCGGTGCGGGCCCGGGCGGTTAGAAGGGTTTCCTCCCCCACGCGTAGCGTAGTGGGAGCGGCTTCCAGGGTGAGCTGGACTTCTGGGTAGACCCTGAAGCGCACCGTCTGGTGCTGGCCGTTTGTTAGCGTGACGGCCTGGGGCCCCTCGATCCGGGCCCCGCCCAGTTGGGGCGCGAGGGAATGGGTGCCCGGCGCCAGGCTCAGGCGGGCCCGGCCCTGCTCCAGCACCACGGGCTGATCGTTTACCGTGAGGGGTAGGTCGAAGGGCTGTTCGCCTTCCGGCAGCACCAGCACCGCCTCGATTTCCAGGGTGGACGCGGGTGGGGCCGGCGCCGGTTTTTCCACCACATAGCGCACCAGGCCGCCTGCACAGCCGAAGCGGGCGGTCTGGGCATCCAGGGCCTCCCCGCCTTCCACCTCCATCCGCAACAGCCGGTAGCCCTCGGGCAGGGCCGGCAGCCGGAGGGTGCGGACTTTGTCGCCCTCCACGGCAGGGGTGATATCGAGCGGCTGGCCGCTGCTGTCCTGCACCAAGGCCTGCACCGGGCGCGGGGGTATCACCCGGAAGGCTGCCGGCTCCACCTCCATACAAGCATCCACCCGGAAGCCGATGGTGTTGGAGTACTGGGTGGCAGTCTTGGGCTGGCGGAAGCCGAAGGTGATCAGGCCGGGCTGTCGAATCTCGTAGTAGGCCCAGCTCCGGTCGCCGGAGACAGGGCGGCGCTCCTGGGTTCCGTCGGGCAGGCGCACCCGGCCCTCCATCTCCTTTGCGCCGTCCTCGTCGTAGAAGCCCACGCGCAAGGGCAGCACCTCGGGGCTCACGTTGAGCACGAAGGGCTCGAGCCAGTCCTGCCCCCGGATGGTGGCTACCGAGAGCGGGTTCACTGCCTGAAAAGGCCGCACATCGTAGAGCTGCAAGGTGGGGTCAATCAGCAGCTCAGCGGCCCCCGGCACGCTGGTCTGGATGCGGTAGCGGAAGGCGTTTTTGCCCAGCCCGACCAGTCGGCTCTTGAGCAGGTAGACCCCTGGCTCCACCTGTCCCCGGAAGAACAGCACCCAGCGGTGGGGCTCCACGCTAAAGTTCTCCTGGGCCAGCACCTTTCCGTCCCGGATCAGCACAAACTCGGCCAGCATCTGACCCCGCCCCTTGTCGTAGCGTTCGTCGCCCAGCTCCTCCTGGCCCTTGAGGGCCCGGCGGTAATCGGTGGGGTCGAAGCCGGGGGAGTAGATCTGCAGGTTCAGGATGGTGGGTTTGTGCACCACCACGCTTGAGCGCAGCTCCTGGATTTCCCAGCCCAGCGCATCCCCCGGCACGATGCCCTTGAGGTCGGTGCGGACCTGGCCCAGCGCTGCCGAAGAAAGCAAGAAGACAAGTGAGCAAAGCCCGCGCCAAGCCAGCGCCAGGGTGTGGGGGGTTCTTCCGAACATCACGGATACCTCCAGCGCACCTGTGGATCGGTCAGTTGAGGGGCCCGGGGGCTGTCCAGGTCGTAGGTCAGGGTCTGGCGGCCCTGGAACAGCGCAAACTGGAAGACCCGCTCACCGCCGCCGGGGAGGGGGTCGGTGAGGGTCAGGTCGGTGAGGGGCTCGGCGGATTCCAGTACCAGCACCACCCGGACTCCAGCGGGGAGCGGCAGCAGCTTTTTGTGCAGGGTGAGCGGCCCGAATTCCAGGGTGGTTTCGCGCTGGGCGTGGGCCAGACCCGCGGGGCGCTCGAGGGGGAAGTCGCTCACGGTCAGGCCCTCCACCCGCACCCGGTGGCGGTAACCCGCCCCCTGGGCCTCGGGGTGGGGGAGGGGCGGGAAGGGGGCCGAGGCCGGCTCGAGCATCACCTCCCACACCCCACCCGTCAGGTTGCGGAAGCTGTAGCGGCCTTCGGCATCGGTCAGGGCCTGCCAGCCGTTGCTGAGGATAACCCGGGCCCCCGGCAGCGGCACATCCAGGCCGGCGGTGTACAGGCCGTCGCGGTTGGTATCCAGGAAGACCCGGCCCATCAGCAGGTGGGGTGCGGCCAGCACGCCCTGCTCGACCTGTACCGCAGCCGAGGCCACCGCGCTGGCTACCGCGGTTCCGCTTGCGCTGTCCCCGGTGGCCTGCACGGTATTTTTCAGTTCGCTACCGGCTCCCGCCAGCACCCGCATACGGTAGCGGATCTCCATCCGCTCCCCTGGGGCCAGGGTGAGGTTTTCCCAGATGAGGCGGCTGTTTTGCAGAACGGGTTCGGCGGGGCTGGCGCTGCCGGCATGGTATTGCAGGTGGGGGTCGGGGGTGTCCTCGAGGCGCACCGTGAGGGGAACCTGCCCCACATTGGCCACGGTCAGGGTATAGGTGAGCAGGTCACCCACCCTGACCTTTCTGGGCTCCACCCGCTTTTCCAGAAGCAGGGCCGCCGCCTGCACCCGCAAGGTGACGCTATTGGAAACCAATGGGTTGCCAATCTCGGCAGAACGCAGGCTGAAGCGGTTCACGATGGTCACATTGTCGGGCGCAGCGGTGCTAACCCGCACCCGCAGGCGCAGGGTAAGGGTGCTCCGGGCTGCCAGCGTCAGGTTCCAGCGCACGGTGCGGGTTCCGGGGTCGAAGACCCCCCCGTCGGAGGCCGAGAGGAACTCGAGGTGGGCATCCAGGGTGTCTTCAATTTGCACGTTGGAGATGGTCAGGGGCAGCGGGTTCTCGACCTGCAGGGTGTATTCCACCCCCTGCCCAGGACTCGCGGTGGGCCCGCTCGAGCTGCTTTTGAACAGGACGATCTGAGAAAGATCCCAGACCTGCGCAACGCGGTCCACGGTGGGGTCGGCGTTGCCGGTGCTCCCCGAACGGGCCAGCAGGCTGAACTCAAAGGCGGGCGTACCGGGGGGCAGGGCCGATACACAGGCCTGGAAGTCCAGGCTGTGGCCCGCGGCCAGGGTGATGGGGGTGGGCAGGCTGCCTCCGCCCATGGTGCGGTAGGTCAGGTTCACACCGCTGGGCAGCCCAAGGGCCTCCAGGGTGTAGGTGTCGGGGGCGTTGCCGCTGTTGAGCAGGGTATGGCTAAAGCAGTAGGGCTGCCCGGCCAGCACCTCGGCCTCCTGCCGGTCGGCGGTGCCCGCGGCCTGCGGGTTGCCGATGGGCCCCAGGGCGTGGGCGTACTCGGCGGCAATTTGCAGGGAAGCCTGGGTCTGGGCGCTGCCCTCGCTTGAGCTGACCTGGGCCAGGTTAACCCGCTCGCCCGGCGCAGCATCGGCGGCCACCTGCATCCGGAAGCTAAAGATGGCCTCCTCCCCGACCTCGAGGCCGTCCAGCACCAGCCGGATACCCCGCACGAGGGTGGGCTCGAGGCTGCCCCAGTTGGCCCCATCGAAGTACTCCAGGCGGCCTTTGACCGTACTTGCAGAGCCGGCCAGATACGCCAGGCCATTCAGTCCGGGTATATCCAGACGATCTTCCACATAAACTGGGCCCATAGCGCGCGCGCTGCCCAGGTTCTGTACCCGCAGGGTGAAACCCACGGTCTGGTTTTGTCGAACTGGATTCGCATCCACCGACTTGACCAGGCTCAAAGCCGGCCCGCTGCCGATGCGAATAGAGCTAAAGTTATCCTCATCGCGCGTACCATCGGGGCAGGTAGCCACGGGGCTAATCAAAAGCTCGCCGCTGGCCGAGGGTGGGGTCTGTACGGCCAGAATCAGATGGGCTTCCTGGCCCATATCCAGGCTGAGGCTGCTGACCTCCGGCTCGCCGGGGTCGAGCTGGGCGTTGGCATTGGTGTCCAGATAAAAACGCACGGCGCTGGGTGTCCAGGAGGCCCCATTTTGCAACCAGCTCAGGTTGAACAGAAAACTTTGATTTCCACTGTTTTGCAGGCGATAGCTAAAATAGGCGGTTCCACCGGCTGGAGCAGTGGTGCGCTGGCCGGGGCTGGCAAGACTCCCATTGGGGGTCATGGCCGGAACGCACACCGCCTGTACCCGGGTTTCCACCTCGTTGGATAGATATATCTGGCCGTTTACAATGGCTGCAGCCTGGTTGCGAATTACCGTCCCGGCGGGTGCAGCCCAGGCCAGGTGAAGCCAAAACAAGGCCCACACCAGAACTGCCCAGAAGGCAGAACCCCGGTTCTTTTGCTTAAAGAACCTCTTAACCCTGGGGGCAGTTGGTGTGGGCGCTTGAGTTTGCATGGGCTCTCACTTGGTTTATTCCCTACGAGGGCTCAAAGGCCCTCGTAGGGATTGGGTGATCAATTCCTGGCTTACTGCACCTGCACACGGAAGCTGAGGGTGATGGTAGCCCCCGGTGGCAGGGTGTCGGCGCTGGTGATAGTGTTGTCGCCGTTGGTGTCCACGGCCACGTAGAGGGTCTGGCCCGAAGCCAGGGCGGTTGGGGCCGTGGTGCTCCAGGTGCTGCCATCGGTGGAGTAGAGCACAGTACCACTGAAGCCGCTGATGCTGGCGCTGGCGCTGACAAAGCTGGTGTAGCTGGGCAGCGGATCGCTCACCACCACCTGGGTCAGGTTGCCCGTACCAATGTTCTGGGCTACCACGGTGTAGAGGATCTGGTCGCCGGGCAGGGCCACCGCCGCGTTGGCATCCCGTACGGTGGTGCTGCTACCCACATAGCTCACCGCGCTCTTGGTCAGGCGCAGGTCGCCGCCCACCACGGTGGTGGTTTCCGAGGCCGTGGCGGTGACGCTTGCGCTGGCAATGGTGCAGCTTGCGGTCAGGGTATTGACGTCGGTGCGCCCGATGGGCTGGCCGGCCGGGGTCAGCACCCGCACATACACCACCTGGCTGCCGCCGTTGGCCGCCACCGTGATGCTGCTCAGGCTGGAGGCCCAGGTGCTGCCGTCCAGCGAGTACTGATAGGTCCAGCCGAAGCTCCCGCCGCTGCCGGAGATGCTGCAGGTCGCACCGCTGTTGGAGTTGTTGGTCAGGGTGTGGGTGTACTGGAGGGTGCCGGGGCTGGTGATGGTGCCGCTGCGGTTGGGCGTCAGGCTCACCTGGGCTACCAGGTTTACATCCACCGCGCCGGCAATGGTATCGCTTACACCGGCCAGGGTGGTGCTGGTAGCGGTGAACTGTACGTTGTCGTTGGTGCCTGCGGTGACATCCACCGGAGCAGCACCAGCGGGCACCTGTACGGCTGCGATGAAGCAAACAGTGGCACCAGCGTTGATCAGGCCAGTGCTGCTCACCGGGGCCGGGGTGGGGGTGTCCATCACGCCGTTGCAGTCGGTATCGGGGTAGAAAACCGCCGTCCAGCCCGAAGGCAGGTTGGAGGTGAGGGTGTAGCTATCGGGGTTGGCCCCAGTGTTGTGTACCTCGAAGGGGAAGTAGGCCACACCGCCGGGGTTGACCGCGGGGTTGTAGCCGGGGCGGGTGTCGTTGGCGGGGTCGGCGCCTTCGCCGCCAGCAGCCCCGTTGGTGTTGTGGGCGACATCCAGGCTGTAGCCCGAGACCACGTTGGTCACGGCCAGGGTGGTCGCATCCACCCCGTCCAGCAGGGTGCCCACGCTACCACTGGGGTTGTTCACCGAGGTTGCGGTCAGGGTGACGCTGCCGCCGGTGGTCTGGCTGGCCGGAATAGCGCAGCGCACCACCACGTTGTAGGTTGCACCAGCCGCCAGCGGGCCCACCGGGCCGGAAAGCGGGGTCACGCCGTCGGATTGCAGGATGGTGCAGGTGCCCAGGGTGCTGGTACCCAGGCTGAGGGTGAAGCTATCGGGGGCGTTGCCGGTGTTTTGCAGGGTGGAGTTGAAGGTCACTGTGCTGCCGGAAGTGGCGGTAGCAATGGTCTGGGTATCGGCCCCGTCTATAGCGCTGGCCCCGGTGCCGCCGATGGCCACGCTGTAGCGGCTGGCCGCGGTGTTGTTGGTGGTGTTGGAGGTGGTGGTCTGGTTGGCGGTTCCGTCGTTGTACTGGACGGTGGCGGTGTTGGGGTAAGCGGTGCCGGCCGGGGCGTTGGCAGGTACGGTGGCCTGGAAGCTGAAGGTGTACGAGGCGGTCTGGGGGAAGAAGGCCCCACTGCCGCTGATGAACATACCCACCCGGTTGGAGCCGTTGCCCACGAAGGGGAAGGTGGGGGCGGTGGTGCTCCAGGAGGTGCCGCCGTTGGTGCTGTAGACGATCTGGACGGTGCCAGCCCCAGCGCTGCCGGTGGGGGCAGCGGGCACGCTCAGGCCGGTGGGGATGGTGTCCGAGATCAGGATGCCGGTACCGGTGAGGCCGCTCACGCTCACGCCGCTGGCCGCGCTACCGCCGGTGTTGGAGCCGGAGATGGTGTAGGTGATGGTGCTGCCAGGGGTGACGGGGCCGGCCGGGCTGGCCGACTTGGTGGCGGTCAGAATGGCTGCGGTGGTGGCGGTGGCGCGGGCCCAGTTGTTGTTATCGGTGGTGCTGGGGCTGCCCGCCGAGGTGCCCACCAGGTTGAGGTTGCCAAACTGACCGCTGGTAGCCGAGGCGGGAATAGTACCGGCCACGATCACGCAGGCGCTGGCACCCGGAGTGCCCTGGCGGCTCAGGGTGACGCTGGTGATGGGGGAGGTTTCACCCGAGTCGAGCGTGCCGTTGCAGTTGGCGTCCAGGTAGCGGGCAGTCCCGCTCAGATCGAAGTTGTCGCCCGTGTCCTGCGCCAGGGTCAGGTTGATGGTATCTGTGCCGTTACCGGTATTGCTGACCGTGTAGCTGAAGTAGACCGGGGCGCCAGCCAGGGCTGTACGGGTCTGGCCCGGGGCGGTGGTGCTGCCGTCGGGGGTGATGCTAAAGCTGTAGACCTGCTGCACCACCGTAATGACCTGGTTGGAGGTGGTTGTTCGGGGCTGGCCGGCTGAGTCGATGTAGCTGGCCGAGGCCTGGTTGGAGATGTTGGTGCCGGCGGGCGTCTGCTGGGCCAAAGCCAGGCCCAACAGCAGTATCGCCGCAAGCAAGATGGGATGGGTTCTCTTCATGTACACTCCTATCGATTTATCGCACGATTACGCGAAGTGTGA containing:
- a CDS encoding DUF11 domain-containing protein codes for the protein MWALFWLHLAWAAPAGTVIRNQAAAIVNGQIYLSNEVETRVQAVCVPAMTPNGSLASPGQRTTAPAGGTAYFSYRLQNSGNQSFLFNLSWLQNGASWTPSAVRFYLDTNANAQLDPGEPEVSSLSLDMGQEAHLILAVQTPPSASGELLISPVATCPDGTRDEDNFSSIRIGSGPALSLVKSVDANPVRQNQTVGFTLRVQNLGSARAMGPVYVEDRLDIPGLNGLAYLAGSASTVKGRLEYFDGANWGSLEPTLVRGIRLVLDGLEVGEEAIFSFRMQVAADAAPGERVNLAQVSSSEGSAQTQASLQIAAEYAHALGPIGNPQAAGTADRQEAEVLAGQPYCFSHTLLNSGNAPDTYTLEALGLPSGVNLTYRTMGGGSLPTPITLAAGHSLDFQACVSALPPGTPAFEFSLLARSGSTGNADPTVDRVAQVWDLSQIVLFKSSSSGPTASPGQGVEYTLQVENPLPLTISNVQIEDTLDAHLEFLSASDGGVFDPGTRTVRWNLTLAARSTLTLRLRVRVSTAAPDNVTIVNRFSLRSAEIGNPLVSNSVTLRVQAAALLLEKRVEPRKVRVGDLLTYTLTVANVGQVPLTVRLEDTPDPHLQYHAGSASPAEPVLQNSRLIWENLTLAPGERMEIRYRMRVLAGAGSELKNTVQATGDSASGTAVASAVASAAVQVEQGVLAAPHLLMGRVFLDTNRDGLYTAGLDVPLPGARVILSNGWQALTDAEGRYSFRNLTGGVWEVMLEPASAPFPPLPHPEAQGAGYRHRVRVEGLTVSDFPLERPAGLAHAQRETTLEFGPLTLHKKLLPLPAGVRVVLVLESAEPLTDLTLTDPLPGGGERVFQFALFQGRQTLTYDLDSPRAPQLTDPQVRWRYP
- a CDS encoding beta strand repeat-containing protein yields the protein MKRTHPILLAAILLLGLALAQQTPAGTNISNQASASYIDSAGQPRTTTSNQVITVVQQVYSFSITPDGSTTAPGQTRTALAGAPVYFSYTVSNTGNGTDTINLTLAQDTGDNFDLSGTARYLDANCNGTLDSGETSPITSVTLSRQGTPGASACVIVAGTIPASATSGQFGNLNLVGTSAGSPSTTDNNNWARATATTAAILTATKSASPAGPVTPGSTITYTISGSNTGGSAASGVSVSGLTGTGILISDTIPTGLSVPAAPTGSAGAGTVQIVYSTNGGTSWSTTAPTFPFVGNGSNRVGMFISGSGAFFPQTASYTFSFQATVPANAPAGTAYPNTATVQYNDGTANQTTTSNTTNNTAASRYSVAIGGTGASAIDGADTQTIATATSGSTVTFNSTLQNTGNAPDSFTLSLGTSTLGTCTILQSDGVTPLSGPVGPLAAGATYNVVVRCAIPASQTTGGSVTLTATSVNNPSGSVGTLLDGVDATTLAVTNVVSGYSLDVAHNTNGAAGGEGADPANDTRPGYNPAVNPGGVAYFPFEVHNTGANPDSYTLTSNLPSGWTAVFYPDTDCNGVMDTPTPAPVSSTGLINAGATVCFIAAVQVPAGAAPVDVTAGTNDNVQFTATSTTLAGVSDTIAGAVDVNLVAQVSLTPNRSGTITSPGTLQYTHTLTNNSNSGATCSISGSGGSFGWTYQYSLDGSTWASSLSSITVAANGGSQVVYVRVLTPAGQPIGRTDVNTLTASCTIASASVTATASETTTVVGGDLRLTKSAVSYVGSSTTVRDANAAVALPGDQILYTVVAQNIGTGNLTQVVVSDPLPSYTSFVSASASISGFSGTVLYSTDGSTWSTTAPTALASGQTLYVAVDTNGDNTITSADTLPPGATITLSFRVQVQ